The nucleotide sequence CTGATAAAAATCGAAGCCCCGGGGCCCGGTGGGGGAGGGGTTGGAGGCTCCGGATATTGTCCTGGGGGCCGGACTTCCGGACTTACAGAGTTCGGTAGTCTGTCACTACCAGACTTACAGACTGAGCGTGTCGCAATACCGAATCCGTAGAAAAACAGTTTTCACCTGCTAGTTTTGAACTAAATCGCATGCCGGCGACGAGGGATTTTGCAGGTCCCGTCTTCTTCTTTGCCCCGACCAACACTGGGTCTGGGCATCTCCTTAGCCGCCGGCACCCAACTGCTGCATGAAGAAGGAAGCGTCAATGAGGGTCGTGGCCGTTGCCAATCAAAAAGGCGGTGCAGGAAAATCCACCACCGTGATGAACCTTGCCGCCGTAGCCGCGGAGCACTCCAAAGTGCTTGTCGTGGATGTGGACCCGCAGAAGTCAGTCACGACATGGGCCGAGACTGCGGACCAGCTGCCCGAAGACAAGAAGCTGCCCTTTGACGTCGTCAGCGAAACCGACCCCACCCTCCTGAAGCAGATGCGGGACCTGGACTACGACACCATCTACGTCGACACCCCCGGCAACCTGGACAACTCCGAAGTCCTCAAGGCCGTGGTCGACAATTCCGACTTCGTACTTCTGCCGACCGAGCCTGCAGCCCTGGCGATGCTTCCCCTCATCAATACGTTCAATACCGTGGTGAAACCCAGCGGCCTCGATTACCGGGTCCTTGTCACCCAGGTCGATTCCAGGTCGATTACCGATGCGACTGAAGCCCAGGAGACGCTGCGCGAGTATGGGCTGAAGGTCATGAAGTCCTATGTCCGGTCCTACAAGATCCATGAGCGGGCGCCCATGACCGGAAATGTTGCCACCACGTACGAGACCAGCCGCAACGCCGAGAAGGCCGCAGGCGATTACAAAGACGTAGCACGGGAGCTGCTGAGCGTCTGGGTCAAAGAGAGCAGGGGATAGCGGCCATGGCAGTGAAGAGAAGCTTCAGGGACATGCTCCCTCCCGCGAATGCGGTTCCCGCGGAGCCGGTAGCAGCCGAGCCTGAGCCCGTTCCCGTGTACGTGGTGCCTGCCGCAGAAGTGCCGGCAGCCGAGACCAAGGTTGAACAGCCCCAGGCTAAACAGCTTGTGGCTGCGCCGGCTTCTGCCGTTGAGGTTCAGGCTGAACCCCGGGTGGCGGCAGCACCGAAAGAGCCTGTCCCGGATGCAGCGTTGAACTCCCCGGCTGCGGACGACGACCAGGCAGGACCGGTACGCCCCCACTGGACGCAGTTGATGCGGAAGGAAATGCGGCTGTTCAAGGGCCAGGACATCGACCTGAAGATGGTCACCATGGAGATCAACAGCAACCGTTCTGGGGCGGGGGAGCGGATCACGGACAACACCCTCGTCCGGGTGGCCGTCGACCTGCTGCTCCAGCGCAAGGATGAACTCAAGGGTTCCACGGAAGCCGAGCTGCGTGAATCGCTGAACCTGCCGCCGCGGTACTGAACCAATAAGGAAAGCCCCCGCTCAAGAAACGGGGGCTTTCCTTATGTCCGGATCCAGGTGGACGAGTCACGGAGTGACAGAGTCTGTTACTTACAGACTTCCGGAGTCTGTTAGCTCCAGGCGGCTGCGGCACGGATGTCGACGTCGTGCACGCTTTCCCATTCGTCGACAGGCTCGGCGTGCTTCCACCAGTCTGCGTCCTGGACCGGAAGCTCGGTGGCCAGGACATCCATGCTGGCGCCGCCGAAGCCGCTCATGTCCCTGAACCGGTTGAGCCGGGCTTCTTCATCAGCTGTCCCGTCCGCCGTGGCGATGGGCGCACCGTTAGCGGCATGGACGCCGAGGATGGTCATCCCTTCACCCGTCGGGTTCGGTTCCACCCGGATGGTGGCAGCGTCGGGGAACTCCCGGAGGGTGTGGATGGCGATCTGGCCCAGGGCAAGGTTGGCGACGTCGTCGACGGCCTTCTGCCGCTTGATCAGCGCATCCCGGTAGAGGTTCTGCGTGATGGTCAGCTCCCGGTCGCTGATCATTGCCCTGGCCTGCTCCACCTGTTCTGCCTCCGGGAACTTTCCGGTCAGGACGACGGCGGCCGCTTCCTCGTGACCCGTCGGTGTGAACTGCCCGCCGGCGGGCACGCCTTCGGGCACCCGGGCGATCATGCTGCAGCCTCGTTGGCTTCGACATCCAGCCAGGTGTTGGCCGTGTCGGTGCGGTAGGCGGAGTGGACGACGCCGGCGGTCTCGTCCCAGCCATAACCATAGTCGGGGTCGGCATCGAGCTTGACCGGGCTCTGCTCGGAGGCGGTCGCCTTGATCATGCCGGGAATCTTCACGTCGTGGCCGGATCCGTTCGCCCGGTCGAGAAGAAGGATGTTGGGGTCCTTGAACTGGATCTCGCGGGAAGCGACCGCACCGGTTTCCTCGTTGTAGATCGTCGAGTCGCGGATGTCGTCGAAGTAGATGACGTCCAGGTCCACGCTCTCATGCCAGTACTGGGGCCCGTTGGCGACAAGCTCACCGATGGCTTCCTTGGCCTCGGGGGAGGAGACGTCCAGGCCCTTGGCGGTGAGCATCTCGGCAATCTTCGCCTCGCGCGCTTCCTGGACACCGTCGACGTTGCCGTCGTAGAGACCGTCCCCGGCCGGCTTATCCAAGGTCAGGCGCATGAGCTTCTCGGGGGTGTTGCGCACCAGCGCGTCCATAGGCGAGGAGTCGTCCTTTTCGCGGATTGCCTGGACCAGCTCATCGAACTTGTC is from Arthrobacter sp. zg-Y1110 and encodes:
- a CDS encoding ParA family protein, with translation MRVVAVANQKGGAGKSTTVMNLAAVAAEHSKVLVVDVDPQKSVTTWAETADQLPEDKKLPFDVVSETDPTLLKQMRDLDYDTIYVDTPGNLDNSEVLKAVVDNSDFVLLPTEPAALAMLPLINTFNTVVKPSGLDYRVLVTQVDSRSITDATEAQETLREYGLKVMKSYVRSYKIHERAPMTGNVATTYETSRNAEKAAGDYKDVARELLSVWVKESRG